Proteins from one Streptomyces sp. 840.1 genomic window:
- a CDS encoding ATP-binding protein has translation MVEQRVRQAVEDRRAVDPDPDDPYRGQYFTPEAITRILDEPGGLGVPAKEPWQPPPGSVLEGLAVRFGLSPLDLDLLLIAVAPDLDARFERFYGYLNDDLTRRRPTVGLALELCGLAGAAAARFRLAPGAPLVDGGLVRVTEPERPPLSRVLAVPDRVSGHLLGNAHPDVVLASVLGETGEDPTADAAETRRAAAAARTGSGLVHLRSRGGDAEGLATAALRAAGLRPLVLDAVALARRSGELPELARVAAREARLTGSGVVLGPVEALPAEPVERARTLGVLCAALRGIPLLTHGTTGWDPAWAADAPVVLTVAAPSPERQAARWRHALDRAAGEGSMTGDADALARAVSAHRLDSGQLRRAADAAVRTAALTGGPVGPDDLQSAVRAQNGAGLERLARRVEPGVGWDDLVLPPPTHRRLRELALRARHREQVLGQWGMRPGGGRGRGVIALFAGESGTGKTMSAEVVAADLGMDLYVVDLSTVVDKYVGETEKNLERIFTEASAVNAVLLFDEADAIFGKRSEVKDAHDRHANIESAYLLQRMESFDGIAVLTTNLRANLDEAFTRRLDVVADFPVPDPGQRLALWDRCLGGRLPRADDLDLAFCADRFELAGGSIRACAVTAAYLAAESGTPLTMRQVVTSVVQEYRKLGRLVLEGEFGPYMTEAAGA, from the coding sequence CTGGTCGAACAGCGGGTACGGCAGGCGGTGGAGGACCGCCGGGCCGTCGACCCCGACCCCGACGACCCCTACCGGGGCCAGTACTTCACCCCCGAGGCGATCACCCGCATCCTGGACGAACCGGGCGGCCTCGGCGTACCGGCGAAGGAGCCTTGGCAGCCGCCTCCCGGCTCCGTGCTCGAAGGCCTCGCCGTGCGGTTCGGCCTCTCGCCGCTGGACCTGGACCTGCTCCTGATCGCGGTGGCGCCCGACCTGGACGCGCGGTTCGAACGGTTCTACGGGTACCTCAACGACGACCTGACGCGCCGCCGCCCCACGGTCGGGCTCGCCCTGGAGCTGTGCGGGCTGGCCGGCGCGGCCGCCGCCCGCTTCCGGCTCGCCCCCGGAGCACCGCTCGTCGACGGCGGTCTGGTGCGGGTCACCGAGCCGGAACGGCCGCCGCTCTCCCGCGTCCTGGCGGTCCCCGACCGGGTGTCCGGGCACCTTCTGGGCAACGCACACCCCGACGTCGTGCTCGCCTCAGTGCTCGGCGAGACCGGTGAGGACCCGACCGCCGACGCGGCGGAGACCCGGCGGGCCGCGGCCGCCGCCCGCACCGGCTCCGGCCTCGTGCACCTGCGCAGCAGGGGCGGCGACGCCGAGGGCCTGGCCACCGCAGCCCTGCGCGCGGCCGGGCTGCGGCCGCTCGTCCTGGACGCGGTGGCGCTGGCCCGGCGCTCCGGCGAACTGCCGGAACTCGCCCGGGTCGCGGCCCGCGAAGCCCGGCTGACCGGCTCGGGGGTCGTACTCGGCCCGGTGGAGGCGCTGCCCGCCGAACCCGTCGAACGGGCCAGGACGCTGGGCGTGCTGTGCGCGGCGCTGCGGGGAATCCCGCTGCTCACGCACGGCACCACCGGCTGGGACCCGGCGTGGGCCGCCGACGCCCCCGTCGTCCTGACCGTGGCGGCGCCGTCTCCCGAACGGCAGGCGGCGCGCTGGCGGCACGCCCTGGACCGGGCTGCCGGTGAGGGCTCCATGACCGGCGACGCCGATGCGCTCGCCAGGGCCGTCTCCGCGCACCGTCTGGACTCCGGCCAGTTGCGCCGCGCCGCCGACGCCGCGGTGCGCACGGCCGCCCTGACCGGCGGGCCGGTCGGCCCCGACGATCTGCAGAGCGCCGTGCGGGCCCAGAACGGCGCCGGGCTCGAACGGCTCGCCCGCCGGGTGGAGCCGGGCGTCGGCTGGGACGACCTGGTGCTCCCGCCGCCCACCCACCGGCGGCTGCGCGAACTCGCCCTGCGGGCCCGCCACCGCGAACAGGTGCTGGGGCAGTGGGGGATGCGGCCCGGCGGCGGCCGGGGACGTGGCGTGATCGCCCTGTTCGCCGGCGAGTCCGGCACCGGCAAGACCATGTCCGCCGAGGTCGTCGCCGCCGACCTGGGCATGGACCTGTACGTGGTGGACCTGTCCACGGTCGTCGACAAGTACGTCGGGGAGACCGAGAAGAACCTGGAGCGGATCTTCACCGAGGCGTCCGCGGTCAACGCGGTCCTGCTCTTCGACGAGGCCGACGCGATCTTCGGAAAGCGTTCGGAGGTGAAGGACGCGCACGACCGGCACGCCAACATCGAGTCGGCGTACCTGCTCCAGCGCATGGAGTCCTTCGACGGGATCGCCGTCCTGACCACCAATCTGCGGGCCAACCTGGACGAGGCCTTCACCCGCCGCCTCGACGTGGTGGCGGACTTCCCGGTGCCCGACCCGGGCCAGCGCCTCGCCCTCTGGGACCGGTGCCTGGGCGGCCGGCTGCCCCGCGCCGACGACCTCGACCTCGCCTTCTGCGCCGACCGCTTCGAACTCGCCGGCGGCTCGATCCGGGCCTGCGCGGTGACCGCGGCGTACCTGGCGGCGGAGTCCGGCACGCCGCTCACCATGCGCCAGGTGGTGACCTCGGTCGTGCAGGAGTACCGCAAGCTCGGGCGGCTGGTCCTGGAGGGCGAGTTCGGCCCGTACATGACCGAGGCCGCCGGCGCCTGA
- a CDS encoding DUF4255 domain-containing protein: protein MIHEVDEAMRRLLGESGLEASGVEVVFDAPTKDWAARRNAPTVCVFLYDIREDATRRGSGAGEVYDAEGHLVARRTPPRWFELTYLVTAWASRPQDEHRLLSQVLACLVATDTLPARLLTGTLAELGLTVSLDTAGGRLDAPSASDVWSALGGELKASLGVLVRAPLAGVSTVLAPPVTEGLVVRSAARSQEGEAVPGRRLRYTGTSEAGPDGFAGPRERRPAPARRRRGDRQP from the coding sequence GTGATCCACGAAGTCGACGAGGCGATGCGCCGGCTGCTCGGTGAGTCCGGACTGGAGGCATCGGGCGTCGAGGTGGTCTTCGACGCCCCCACCAAGGACTGGGCGGCCCGCCGCAACGCCCCCACGGTCTGCGTCTTCCTGTACGACATCCGGGAGGACGCCACCCGGCGCGGCAGCGGCGCGGGAGAGGTGTACGACGCGGAAGGACACCTGGTCGCGCGCCGCACCCCGCCGCGCTGGTTCGAGCTGACCTACCTGGTCACGGCGTGGGCGAGCCGCCCGCAGGACGAGCACCGGCTGCTCTCCCAGGTGCTCGCCTGCCTGGTGGCCACCGACACGCTGCCGGCCCGGCTGCTCACCGGCACCCTCGCCGAACTCGGCCTGACCGTGAGCCTGGACACCGCCGGGGGCAGGCTCGACGCACCGTCCGCGTCGGACGTCTGGTCGGCGCTCGGCGGAGAGCTGAAGGCCTCCCTCGGGGTACTGGTGCGGGCACCACTGGCCGGAGTGAGCACCGTCCTCGCACCCCCGGTCACCGAAGGGCTCGTCGTGCGCTCCGCCGCCCGCAGCCAGGAGGGGGAGGCCGTGCCGGGACGGCGGCTGCGCTATACGGGGACGAGCGAGGCGGGCCCGGACGGCTTCGCCGGACCGCGCGAGCGGCGCCCCGCCCCCGCGCGCCGCCGCAGGGGAGACCGCCAGCCGTGA